A stretch of Paludisphaera borealis DNA encodes these proteins:
- a CDS encoding Uma2 family endonuclease yields the protein MDAPTVFWDNQGRPQVLGDLAMATAEQTLLNAEEFGLRPDIGRPEELVRGKIVMSPPPNRRHGYTCAEIVFHLRRFLEDQKLGRVYSNDSAIVTERNPDTVRGADVAYYSYERLPESSRSTGYGPEIPELVFEVKSPSDRWSDVLKKIAEYLNAGVLFVTVLDLDDEIAVVHGAESAPRTLGRNDELTYPEILPGFSVVVGRLFE from the coding sequence ATGGACGCCCCCACGGTCTTCTGGGACAATCAAGGACGACCACAAGTCCTGGGAGACCTCGCCATGGCAACCGCTGAACAGACTCTTCTCAACGCCGAGGAATTCGGCCTGCGCCCCGACATCGGACGGCCCGAGGAACTTGTGAGAGGGAAAATCGTCATGTCGCCGCCTCCGAATCGAAGGCATGGGTATACGTGCGCAGAGATAGTGTTCCATCTCAGGCGATTCCTCGAGGATCAGAAACTCGGCCGAGTGTACAGCAACGATTCAGCGATCGTCACCGAGCGCAATCCCGACACTGTGCGAGGTGCCGATGTGGCGTATTACAGCTACGAGAGGCTTCCCGAAAGCTCGCGATCGACCGGGTACGGGCCGGAGATTCCCGAGCTTGTTTTCGAGGTGAAGTCGCCGAGCGATCGCTGGTCGGACGTCTTGAAGAAAATCGCCGAGTACCTGAACGCGGGTGTTCTATTCGTCACCGTGCTCGACCTCGACGACGAGATCGCCGTCGTGCACGGCGCCGAGAGCGCGCCTCGGACCTTGGGGCGAAACGACGAGTTGACGTATCCAGAGATTCTTCCGGGATTCTCCGTCGTGGTTGGTCGGCTGTTCGAGTGA
- a CDS encoding ABC transporter ATP-binding protein, with translation MTSQAISNEPGETRTADAPAPVILLEGITKVYPMGEETVHALRGVDLTIRSNELAAIMGPSGSGKSTLMNIIGCLDVPTDGRYCLDGRDVARLSQSELAQVRGRRIGFVFQTFELLARQSALRNVELPLIYSGTSASERRRRATEALSRVGLADRMGHRPNQMSGGQRQRVAIARALVQRPALLLADEPTGNLDTQTGDEILELFADLHREGQTIVIVTHEPDIAARCRRVVRIRDGRVESDEEHES, from the coding sequence ATGACGTCTCAGGCGATCTCGAACGAACCTGGCGAGACGCGCACGGCGGACGCACCCGCGCCGGTGATCCTGCTTGAGGGGATCACCAAGGTCTACCCGATGGGTGAGGAGACGGTCCATGCGCTGCGCGGGGTTGATCTGACGATCCGATCGAACGAGCTGGCGGCGATCATGGGGCCTTCGGGATCGGGCAAGTCGACGCTGATGAACATCATCGGCTGCCTCGACGTCCCCACGGATGGCCGCTACTGCCTCGACGGCCGCGACGTCGCGCGGCTGTCGCAATCGGAGCTGGCCCAGGTTCGTGGGCGACGGATCGGCTTCGTGTTCCAGACGTTCGAGTTGCTGGCGCGGCAGTCGGCTCTGCGGAACGTTGAATTGCCGCTTATCTACTCGGGTACGTCGGCTTCGGAGCGTCGCCGACGGGCGACCGAGGCGCTGTCCCGAGTGGGACTCGCCGATCGGATGGGCCATCGACCCAACCAGATGTCGGGCGGCCAGCGACAGCGGGTGGCCATCGCTCGGGCGCTCGTCCAGCGCCCGGCGCTGCTTCTGGCCGATGAGCCGACCGGCAACCTCGACACCCAGACCGGCGACGAGATACTCGAACTGTTCGCCGACCTCCATCGCGAGGGCCAGACGATCGTGATCGTCACCCACGAGCCCGACATCGCCGCGCGCTGCCGCCGCGTCGTCCGCATCCGCGACGGCCGCGTCGAATCCGACGAGGAGCACGAATCATGA
- a CDS encoding efflux RND transporter periplasmic adaptor subunit, producing the protein MMRGVLVSFGVVALVAAVVGVNLSREPGRIDLDWRLIQEPARKILAEPLSHGAIVQTITAPGKIESVEEAEIASQIIGRVTAVGFKEGDAVKKGDVLVQIDPTDAQARLDSTRARISRLKSAIDQADSDLKKARRDAGLSTKLADRGFSTPTELADSYTSLAKAEAALEMCRNELNESEAMRRSSEEDVKRTTIRAPIDGVVSGLNVDVGEIVIAGTTNLPGSVLMKVCDMNRMRVRADIDETDVLLVRSSQPARIFPQADQLHPVAGRIDRVAPQGKIKKDDVVSFETLVDLAPTSNGDGQPPVSTLRPGMSVTVEVEVRRADEALSAPAQAVVHRRRKDLPDTPLIREWAERAVRAPGEKARDSEVRYLKVMFVVDGDVARARPIDVGLSDERRVEVRSGVEADERVIVGPFHALDELKDGDPVVPVATAAELDQPK; encoded by the coding sequence ATGATGCGCGGCGTTCTGGTGAGCTTCGGAGTCGTCGCCCTCGTTGCGGCGGTCGTGGGCGTGAACCTGTCGCGCGAGCCGGGGCGGATCGACCTCGACTGGCGATTGATCCAGGAGCCCGCGCGGAAGATCCTGGCTGAGCCCCTGTCGCATGGGGCGATCGTCCAGACGATCACCGCGCCCGGCAAGATCGAGTCGGTCGAGGAGGCCGAGATCGCCAGCCAGATCATCGGCCGGGTGACCGCCGTCGGCTTTAAGGAGGGCGACGCGGTCAAGAAAGGCGACGTCCTCGTCCAGATCGACCCGACCGACGCTCAGGCTCGCCTCGATTCGACGCGGGCGCGGATCTCGCGCTTGAAGTCGGCGATCGACCAGGCCGATTCGGATCTCAAGAAGGCCCGACGCGACGCTGGACTATCGACCAAGCTGGCCGACCGAGGCTTCTCCACTCCGACCGAACTTGCCGATTCGTACACATCGCTGGCCAAGGCTGAGGCCGCATTGGAGATGTGCCGCAACGAGTTGAACGAGTCAGAGGCCATGCGGCGGTCGAGCGAGGAAGACGTGAAGCGGACGACGATCCGGGCGCCGATCGACGGCGTCGTCTCGGGCCTGAACGTCGACGTCGGCGAGATCGTGATCGCCGGCACGACCAACCTGCCCGGCTCGGTCTTGATGAAGGTCTGCGACATGAACCGGATGCGGGTCCGGGCCGACATCGACGAGACCGACGTCCTCCTCGTCCGATCGAGTCAACCCGCCCGGATCTTCCCACAGGCCGACCAGTTGCACCCAGTTGCGGGCCGGATCGACCGCGTGGCGCCGCAGGGCAAGATCAAGAAGGACGACGTGGTCAGCTTCGAGACGTTGGTCGACCTCGCGCCGACGTCCAACGGCGACGGCCAGCCCCCCGTTTCAACGCTTCGGCCGGGGATGAGCGTGACAGTGGAAGTCGAAGTCCGCCGCGCCGACGAGGCGCTTTCGGCGCCCGCCCAGGCCGTGGTGCATCGCCGTCGCAAGGATCTCCCCGACACCCCGTTGATCCGAGAATGGGCCGAGCGCGCCGTCCGGGCGCCAGGCGAGAAGGCCCGCGATTCCGAGGTTCGCTACCTCAAGGTGATGTTCGTGGTCGACGGCGATGTTGCGCGGGCGAGGCCGATTGACGTTGGTTTGAGCGACGAGCGCCGGGTCGAGGTGCGATCGGGGGTCGAGGCCGACGAGCGGGTGATCGTCGGGCCGTTCCACGCACTGGACGAGTTGAAAGACGGCGACCCGGTCGTCCCCGTCGCCACCGCGGCCGAACTCGACCAGCCGAAGTAA
- a CDS encoding glutathione peroxidase, whose amino-acid sequence MLGRILTVSSLALAAGVVLASHATTASAGSADKKPSSVLDFHVKDIDGKDVALSKYQGKVVLIVNTASQCGLTPQYKGLEETYKKYKAQGLEILAFPANEFGTQEPGSDAEIKEFCSTKYNVSFPLFSKIVVKGKGIHPLYEYLTSESTNPGHGGEIDWNFAKFLVNRKGEVIARFHPKITPESPEFRAAVEKAVTEK is encoded by the coding sequence GTGCTCGGCCGCATACTGACCGTTAGCTCTCTCGCCCTGGCTGCCGGCGTCGTTTTGGCCAGCCATGCGACGACCGCGTCCGCGGGCTCCGCCGACAAGAAGCCTTCGTCCGTGCTCGATTTCCACGTCAAGGACATCGACGGCAAGGACGTGGCCCTGTCGAAGTATCAAGGCAAGGTCGTCCTGATCGTCAACACCGCCAGCCAGTGCGGCCTGACCCCGCAGTACAAGGGCCTCGAAGAGACCTATAAGAAGTACAAGGCTCAAGGGCTTGAGATCCTCGCTTTCCCCGCCAACGAGTTCGGCACGCAAGAGCCGGGCAGCGACGCCGAGATCAAGGAATTCTGCAGCACGAAGTACAATGTGTCGTTCCCGCTGTTCTCGAAGATCGTCGTCAAGGGCAAGGGCATCCATCCGCTCTACGAGTACCTGACCAGCGAGTCGACCAATCCGGGCCACGGCGGCGAGATCGACTGGAATTTCGCCAAGTTTCTGGTGAATCGCAAGGGCGAGGTCATCGCCAGATTCCACCCCAAGATCACTCCCGAATCGCCCGAATTCCGCGCCGCGGTCGAAAAGGCCGTGACCGAGAAATAA
- a CDS encoding thiamine phosphate synthase encodes MNEMFTPGAQRAMDRAEVRARQRDAAAVEPRDLLVALVDEPECRAAELVVEFGSTPDDVRQALGAPPVEASLPAAPGENERGYDLVAADRPPVPHSRTLRAVVGEAMVQARAAERSGMVGTEHLLAGLTTEAAAALEPVRSAGLDLERLREYLSRPALVAADPVLPLEDVAPLDLSDSARSVDIGRILDASANRAREGLRVVEDFARFALDDPGLTRRLKETRHRLAETLRGFDPDLLIGSRDTPDDVGAHIMTHSEQIRENPRAVLVANFKRTAEALRSLEEYGKLVNVWLAGRFEVLRYDVYTLEKLVLTAVQSYRALGDARLMVLVGGLPTLGDLTWIVGEALAGGADVIQLREKNLPDRELLTRAREVRILTAQAKARFIVNDRPDLARLAGADGVHLGQDDVTVRDARRITGPHLLIGVSTHERAQVDAAVLAGAGYLGVGPIFPSATKEFSEPELAGLAFARTVAEMTRLPWFAIGGITEENVERVVEAGASRIAVSAAVVRASRPRAATTRLRALLDGREFVDDDTASGE; translated from the coding sequence ATGAACGAGATGTTCACACCAGGCGCTCAGCGAGCCATGGATCGAGCCGAGGTCCGGGCGCGACAGCGGGACGCGGCGGCTGTCGAGCCCAGAGACCTCCTGGTCGCCCTGGTCGACGAGCCGGAGTGCCGGGCCGCCGAGCTTGTGGTCGAGTTCGGATCAACCCCCGACGACGTCCGCCAGGCGCTCGGGGCGCCCCCCGTCGAAGCCTCGCTTCCCGCCGCTCCGGGCGAAAACGAGCGCGGCTACGACCTCGTCGCCGCCGACCGGCCCCCGGTGCCTCATTCGCGGACCCTCCGGGCGGTCGTCGGCGAGGCGATGGTTCAGGCCCGGGCCGCCGAGCGCTCGGGCATGGTCGGAACCGAGCATCTGCTGGCCGGCCTGACCACCGAGGCGGCGGCCGCCCTCGAACCCGTGCGATCGGCCGGACTCGACCTCGAACGGCTGCGGGAATACCTGTCGCGCCCGGCCCTCGTGGCGGCCGACCCGGTGCTGCCGCTTGAAGACGTCGCGCCGCTCGACCTCTCCGACTCGGCCCGCTCGGTCGATATCGGACGCATCCTCGACGCCTCGGCCAACCGCGCCCGCGAAGGGTTGCGGGTCGTCGAAGACTTCGCGCGGTTCGCGCTCGACGATCCCGGTCTCACGCGCCGTCTCAAGGAGACGCGGCACCGACTGGCCGAGACCCTGCGTGGGTTCGATCCCGACCTGCTCATCGGCTCGCGCGACACGCCGGACGACGTCGGCGCCCACATCATGACCCACTCCGAGCAGATCCGCGAGAACCCCCGCGCGGTGCTCGTCGCCAATTTCAAGCGGACGGCCGAGGCGCTGCGGTCGCTCGAAGAGTACGGCAAGCTCGTTAACGTCTGGCTCGCCGGACGGTTCGAGGTCCTTCGCTATGACGTCTACACGCTCGAAAAGCTCGTCCTGACGGCGGTTCAGTCTTATCGCGCCCTGGGCGACGCCCGGCTGATGGTCCTGGTCGGCGGCCTGCCGACGCTCGGCGACCTGACGTGGATCGTGGGCGAGGCCCTGGCCGGCGGCGCCGACGTGATCCAACTTCGCGAGAAGAACTTGCCCGACCGCGAGCTGCTGACCCGCGCCCGCGAGGTCCGCATCCTCACCGCCCAGGCCAAGGCGCGGTTCATCGTCAACGATCGGCCCGACCTGGCCCGCCTGGCCGGCGCCGACGGCGTGCATCTCGGGCAGGATGACGTGACGGTCCGCGACGCCCGGCGGATCACCGGCCCCCATCTGCTCATCGGCGTCTCGACCCACGAGCGCGCCCAGGTCGACGCCGCCGTCCTCGCCGGCGCGGGGTATCTGGGAGTCGGGCCGATCTTCCCCAGCGCGACCAAGGAGTTCTCCGAGCCTGAACTGGCCGGCCTGGCATTCGCGCGAACTGTCGCCGAGATGACCCGGCTGCCTTGGTTCGCGATCGGCGGAATCACCGAGGAGAATGTCGAGCGCGTCGTCGAGGCAGGGGCGTCGCGGATCGCCGTCAGCGCTGCGGTCGTCCGGGCTTCGCGTCCCCGCGCCGCGACCACGCGGCTCAGGGCGCTGCTGGACGGTCGGGAGTTCGTCGACGACGATACGGCGTCCGGCGAGTGA
- the hpnE gene encoding hydroxysqualene dehydroxylase HpnE translates to MDHKPPPPHVVVVGGGLGGLAAASALVNRGLRITLLESRPRLGGRASSFNDPKTGEMVDNCQHVSMACCTNLADFSRRVGIADLFRRESVITFLSPENRISRLRAGIGPAPFHLAESFLSANYLTWNDKLRVGYGLACLARNHDVRPGESFADWLWRHKQSVRTINLFWATVLVSALNERLEQMDVGHARRVFVDGFLLNRSGFQMELPIAPLGELYGARLETWLREREVEVRLTTGVRSIDCGDDAALQGVTLRNGERIPADFVVLAVSYDRVAGMLGETTLAGMPALAGLNRLESSPITGVHLWFDRPVCPFDHVVTPGRFIQWVFNHTAIQGRTATTSTSEDPDGGQYLQIVISAAYDLLAMDKTEIRDAVLADLVEMWPAARDASLVRWWVVTEHGATFAVRPGVDAFRPPQRTPIDGLFLAGDWTDTGWPATMEGAVRSGYLAAQGILDDLDRPARLIRPGLKSGVLAKWLLGRSSRPSVPPDPSRFVPQLDALNPADVAT, encoded by the coding sequence TTGGATCACAAGCCCCCCCCTCCTCACGTCGTCGTCGTCGGCGGCGGTCTCGGTGGTTTGGCCGCGGCTTCGGCCCTCGTGAACCGGGGACTGCGGATCACGCTGCTGGAGAGTCGGCCACGGCTAGGCGGTCGCGCCAGCTCGTTCAACGACCCCAAGACCGGCGAGATGGTCGACAACTGCCAACACGTCAGCATGGCTTGCTGCACGAACCTCGCCGACTTCTCCCGCCGCGTCGGGATCGCCGACCTGTTCCGGCGTGAGTCGGTGATCACGTTCCTCAGTCCCGAGAACCGGATTTCAAGACTCCGAGCCGGGATCGGACCGGCTCCGTTCCACCTGGCTGAGAGCTTCCTTTCCGCCAATTACCTGACCTGGAATGACAAGCTGCGGGTGGGCTACGGGCTGGCCTGTCTGGCGCGGAACCACGACGTTCGGCCCGGCGAATCGTTCGCCGACTGGCTCTGGCGGCACAAGCAAAGCGTGCGGACGATCAACTTGTTCTGGGCGACCGTCCTCGTTTCGGCGCTCAACGAGCGGCTCGAACAGATGGACGTCGGCCACGCCCGGCGGGTGTTCGTCGACGGCTTCCTGCTCAACCGTTCGGGCTTTCAGATGGAGTTGCCGATTGCGCCTCTGGGCGAGCTTTACGGTGCCCGGCTGGAGACCTGGCTGCGCGAGCGCGAAGTCGAGGTTCGGCTGACGACCGGCGTGCGGAGCATCGACTGCGGCGACGACGCGGCGCTTCAAGGCGTGACGCTTCGCAACGGCGAGCGCATACCAGCGGATTTCGTCGTGCTGGCCGTCTCGTACGACCGCGTCGCCGGCATGCTCGGCGAGACGACCCTGGCCGGGATGCCCGCGCTCGCCGGCTTGAACCGGCTTGAATCGTCGCCGATCACCGGGGTTCATCTCTGGTTCGACCGCCCGGTCTGCCCGTTCGACCACGTCGTCACTCCCGGGCGCTTCATTCAGTGGGTCTTCAATCACACGGCGATCCAGGGGCGGACCGCGACGACGTCGACCTCGGAAGACCCGGACGGCGGGCAATATCTGCAAATCGTCATCAGCGCCGCGTACGACCTGCTGGCGATGGACAAGACGGAGATCCGCGACGCCGTGCTGGCCGACCTGGTCGAGATGTGGCCGGCGGCACGCGACGCGAGTCTGGTTCGATGGTGGGTTGTGACCGAGCACGGCGCGACGTTCGCGGTTCGGCCGGGGGTCGACGCCTTTCGCCCCCCGCAACGGACGCCGATCGACGGCCTGTTCCTGGCCGGCGACTGGACCGACACCGGCTGGCCGGCGACCATGGAAGGCGCCGTGCGCAGCGGCTATCTGGCGGCGCAGGGAATTCTCGACGACCTCGACCGCCCTGCCCGCCTGATCCGTCCCGGCCTCAAATCGGGCGTTCTGGCGAAGTGGCTGCTGGGACGATCGAGCCGTCCGTCGGTGCCGCCCGACCCGTCGCGATTCGTCCCCCAGCTCGACGCGCTCAACCCGGCCGACGTTGCGACCTGA
- a CDS encoding phytoene/squalene synthase family protein, giving the protein MDETLDASYRFCGEIARREARNFYHAFRLLPPEPQRAMCALYAFMRHADDLADGDEPAAEKETALVAWRRDLDDALEGRPPAWPGLAALVDTVQRTSIPPSLLHEVIDGVEMDVVPRRFANFDELADYCHHVASAVGLCCIHIWGFDSDDGRAERLAERCGLALQLTNILRDVKEDASRGRIYLPEDDLRRFDVDPRDLLADRPSEPLRRLLTEYAGRAYAYYEEAAGLVPLVDPVGRPVLLTIVGIYQALLDEIVRRDYDVLSARASVPGWRKLAIALRSLPARYVGRNAPAKSDLVS; this is encoded by the coding sequence ATGGACGAGACGCTTGACGCCAGTTATCGCTTCTGCGGCGAGATCGCCCGGCGCGAGGCCCGCAATTTCTACCACGCCTTCCGGCTCTTGCCCCCCGAGCCGCAGCGCGCGATGTGCGCGCTCTACGCCTTCATGCGCCACGCCGACGACCTGGCCGACGGCGACGAGCCGGCCGCCGAGAAAGAAACGGCCCTCGTCGCCTGGCGGCGCGACCTCGACGATGCGCTCGAAGGTCGCCCGCCCGCCTGGCCGGGGCTCGCGGCCCTGGTCGACACCGTACAGCGGACGTCGATTCCGCCGAGTTTGCTCCACGAGGTGATCGACGGCGTCGAGATGGACGTCGTGCCCCGGCGGTTCGCGAACTTCGACGAGCTGGCCGACTACTGCCACCACGTCGCCTCGGCCGTCGGGCTTTGCTGCATTCATATCTGGGGATTCGATTCCGACGACGGCAGGGCGGAGCGCCTGGCCGAGCGCTGCGGGTTGGCTCTCCAGTTGACGAACATCCTCCGCGACGTAAAAGAGGACGCGAGCCGGGGGCGGATCTATCTCCCCGAAGACGACCTTCGGCGGTTCGACGTCGATCCGCGCGACTTGCTCGCCGACCGGCCGAGCGAACCGTTGCGCCGGCTGCTGACGGAGTACGCCGGCAGAGCTTACGCCTACTACGAGGAGGCCGCGGGCCTTGTCCCGCTGGTCGATCCGGTGGGCCGGCCGGTCCTCTTGACGATCGTCGGAATCTACCAGGCGCTGCTCGACGAGATCGTCCGCCGCGATTACGACGTGTTGAGCGCGCGGGCGTCGGTGCCCGGCTGGCGGAAGCTGGCCATCGCGCTGCGATCGCTGCCCGCGCGTTACGTCGGTCGCAACGCGCCCGCCAAGTCCGATCTCGTCTCCTGA
- the hpnC gene encoding squalene synthase HpnC gives MSFEADLRRYGPPVCEPVSRQEALDYCARLTATHYENFSVVTWLTPREHRPAFQSVYAFCRWSDDLGDEIGDPARSLELLDWWRDELRAMYDGRAKHPVMIALRETVEQYGIPPEPFHALIDAFIQDQTVTDYQSYDQLRDYCTRSADPVGRLVLYIAGAFDDDNARLSDATCTALQLANFWQDVARDLAIGRVYLPREDRERFGYGDDDLRALRFTPAFADLLKFEIERTRGLFEIGRALIPRIPSELAVDIDLFSRGGLAILRRIEECGYDVLSARPSLSKAAKVRLLGRAALGLTWAKLRGKRSTRRSSASTLEPAASPRWESPR, from the coding sequence ATGTCATTCGAGGCGGATCTCAGGCGGTACGGCCCCCCGGTGTGCGAGCCCGTCTCGCGCCAGGAGGCGCTCGACTACTGCGCCCGGCTCACGGCGACGCACTACGAGAACTTCAGCGTCGTGACCTGGCTGACCCCTCGCGAACATCGGCCGGCGTTCCAGAGCGTCTACGCCTTTTGCCGATGGTCCGACGACCTGGGCGATGAGATCGGCGACCCCGCCCGTTCGCTCGAACTCCTCGACTGGTGGCGCGACGAACTGCGGGCGATGTACGACGGTCGCGCCAAGCATCCGGTGATGATCGCTTTGAGGGAAACCGTCGAGCAGTACGGCATTCCTCCCGAGCCGTTTCACGCTTTGATCGACGCATTCATTCAAGATCAGACGGTCACGGATTACCAGTCCTACGACCAGCTTCGCGACTATTGCACGCGATCCGCCGACCCGGTCGGCCGCCTCGTTCTGTACATCGCGGGCGCTTTCGACGACGACAACGCCCGCCTTTCCGACGCCACCTGCACCGCGCTTCAGCTCGCGAACTTCTGGCAGGACGTGGCGCGCGACCTGGCCATCGGCCGCGTCTACCTGCCGCGCGAAGACCGCGAACGGTTCGGCTACGGCGACGACGATCTTCGCGCTTTGCGGTTCACCCCCGCGTTCGCCGACCTTTTGAAGTTCGAAATCGAGCGGACTCGCGGTCTGTTTGAGATCGGCCGCGCGCTAATCCCGAGGATTCCGTCCGAGCTGGCCGTCGACATCGACCTATTCTCCCGGGGCGGTCTGGCGATCCTCCGGCGGATCGAGGAGTGCGGTTACGACGTGCTCTCGGCTCGGCCGTCGCTGAGCAAGGCCGCGAAGGTCCGGCTGTTGGGGCGCGCGGCGCTCGGGCTGACCTGGGCGAAGCTGCGAGGAAAACGATCGACGCGACGTTCATCGGCTTCGACCCTCGAACCGGCGGCGTCGCCGCGCTGGGAGAGTCCCCGGTGA
- a CDS encoding 3-keto-disaccharide hydrolase: MKSMIRTLSTTLALSALIAASAAAADDADFKPLFNGKDLTGWITPADKALFTVEDGEIVGRTKGDLKKNEFLVVDKPYKDFVLKAKVKLRNGNSGIQVRSKRADDGVVSGPQADVADGYWGLLYEERGRGILEQYDKDKAAKLIKNGDWNDFVVSCKGKHLTIDINGTRVIDREDKEFADDGVIALQVHVGPPMEVRYKDVSIKEID; this comes from the coding sequence ATGAAATCGATGATCCGAACGCTTTCCACCACGCTCGCGCTGTCCGCCCTTATCGCGGCCTCGGCCGCCGCGGCCGACGACGCCGACTTCAAGCCGCTGTTCAACGGCAAGGACCTCACCGGCTGGATCACGCCCGCCGACAAGGCCCTGTTCACGGTCGAGGACGGCGAGATCGTCGGCCGCACCAAGGGGGATCTCAAGAAGAACGAATTCCTGGTCGTCGACAAGCCGTACAAGGATTTCGTGCTCAAGGCGAAGGTCAAGCTCCGCAACGGCAACTCGGGCATCCAGGTCCGCAGCAAGCGGGCCGACGACGGCGTGGTCTCGGGCCCGCAGGCCGACGTCGCCGACGGCTACTGGGGGCTGCTCTACGAGGAGCGCGGCCGGGGCATCCTCGAACAATACGACAAAGATAAGGCCGCCAAGCTCATCAAGAACGGCGACTGGAACGACTTCGTAGTATCGTGCAAGGGCAAGCATTTGACGATCGACATCAACGGCACCCGCGTAATCGACCGCGAAGACAAGGAATTCGCCGACGACGGCGTTATCGCCCTTCAGGTCCACGTGGGACCGCCCATGGAGGTTCGGTACAAGGACGTCTCGATCAAGGAAATCGACTGA